In Mytilus edulis chromosome 6, xbMytEdul2.2, whole genome shotgun sequence, the following proteins share a genomic window:
- the LOC139527931 gene encoding G patch domain-containing protein 3-like → METNQNNETVYGIVNNIPGTYHSSDLRNFFSQFIETNGFNCFHFRHRPEKQMLAKSADKDMIKDDVKTFCCVFRTTPVRLDNSIKMYNRKHWLDKNGDSISQVCYISKISVSQTTKAFALGLKPGDADPLYKNRAETKQIPTDREDFTDADLSKLPELHPPDVMPNGNVGTPTKVFLELIQQCRLPPVVIKKLGLTFPKTRTNKKYGDVPFDYGREIVETDFSDESVTVTCISGQGHKLLSEGEFQKDDVNNIAGPSQNTSENGESLKQTEQEEKCDKKKKSDRHWRRDPETKKRMKEKIEEKMIAESDHSEGDNDSCEEWERHEAFHDDPDNQERNEERLFENEIELKWEKGGSGLVFYTDAQYWKEQEGDFDEQTTDDWDVDMSAYYEKGAGDKDIKDFLAMRQSQRWRDGIDSTDRFSLGIAKKRQKKNVSAADQAKIGKFEVHTKGIGRKILEKQGWQEGQGIGSSTEGMAEALENEGQPASVKTGFGYHGEKISRKSSKPRTADRQAIISTVYDSQKELQKSEPLLRRHDHYTITYRDPVQFKKAEPENS, encoded by the exons ATGGAGACGAACCAAAACAACGAAACTGTGTATGGAATTGTAAACAATATTCCAGGAACATATCATTCCTCAGATTTACGGAACTTTTTCTCACAGTTCATAGAAACAAATGGGTTTAATTGTTTCCACTTCAGACACCGACCAGAAAAACAAATGCTTGCCAAATCTGCAGATAAAGATATGATAAAAGACGATGTAAAGACGTTCTGTTGTGTGTTCCGTACAACCCCTGTTCGTTTAGATAACTCGATCAAAATGTACAACAGAAAACATTGGTTAGATAAGAATGGAGATTCGATATCACAAGTGTGCTACATCTCTAAAATTTCTGTATCCCAAACTACCAAAGCCTTTGCCTTGGGATTAAAGCCTGGAG ATGCAGATCCGTTATATAAAAATAGAGCCGAAACAAAACAAATTCCTACAGATAGAGAAGACTTTACTGATGCTGATTTATCAAAACTACCAGAGTTACATCCCCCTGATGTGATGCCAAATGGCAATGTTGGCACACCGACCAAAGTATTTTTAGAACTTATCCAGCAATGTAGACTCCCCCCTGTGGTCATAAAAAAACTTGGGTTGACCTTTCCTAAAACAAGGACAAATAAGAAGTATGGAGATGTTCCATTTGATTATGGGAGAGAAATTGTTGAAACAGATTTTTCAGATGAAAGTGTGACTGTCACATGTATATCAGGTCAAGGTCATAAACTTTTAAGTGAGGGAGAATTTCAAAAAGATGATGTGAACAATATTGCTGGACCATCTCAAAATACTTCAGAAAATGGAGAAAGTCTTAAACAGACAGAGCAAGAAGAAAAATGTGATAAAAAGAAGAAGTCAGACAGACATTGGAGACGTGACCCAGAAACAAAGAAGAGAATGAAAGAAAAGATAGAAGAAAAAATGATTGCTGAATCAGATCACTCAGAAGGG GATAATGATAGTTGTGAGGAGTGGGAACGACATGAAGCTTTCCATGATGACCCAGATAACCAAGAACGGAATGAGGAGCGTTTATTTGAGAATGAGATAGAATTGAAGTGGGAGAAAGGAGGAAGTGGATTAGTTTTCTACACAGATGCACAGTACTGGAAGGAGCAAGAAGGAG atttcgaTGAACAAACAACAGATGATTGGGATGTTGATATGAGTGCTTACTACGAGAAAGGTGCTGGTGATAAGGACATTAAGGACTTTCTAGCAATGAGACAGTCTCAAAGATGGAGGGATGGTATCGATAGCACTGATAGATTTAGTCTTGGAATTGCAAAAAAACGACAGAAAAAGAATGTGTCTGCTGCTGATCAAGCTAAAATTGGAAAGTTTGAAGTTCATACCAAGGGCATTGGGCGTAAGATATTAGAAAAGCAAGGCTGGCAGGAAGGACAGGGAATAGGTTCTTCTACAGAGGGCATGGCAGAAGCTTTAGAAAATGAAGGACAACCAGCTTCTGTCAAAACAGGATTTGG ATACCATGGagaaaaaatatcaagaaaatcGTCCAAGCCTAGAACTGCAGACAGGCAGGCTATAATAAGCACAGTTTATGATAGTCAAAAAGAATTACAGAAGTCAGAACCATTATTACGAAGACATGATCATTATACCATAACTTATAGAGACCCTGTACAATTTAAAAAGGCAGAGCCAGAAAACAGTTGA